In Nitrospinota bacterium, the genomic stretch AAACCCTATTGACTAAATCCTTAATTTGAGGAATGCTAACATCTCTTCCTCCTAAACCAGCGATTGCGCTGTATATTATAGGTTGCCTTTTCATTCCGTAAAGGGAGGACCTCAGTTCATGATAGAGGGACCCTCCTAAACCTGGAGTATTGTTTTTATCGATCACAATAACCTTTTTAGCATCTTTCAAGGCATTTTGTAGTTCCTCCGAAGGAAAAGGCCTAAAGGCCCTGACCTTTACCATTTTGATATCCTTCCCTTTTTCTCTCAATTCCAGAATAACCTGTCTAGCGGTCTTAACCATGGCACCCATAGTTACAATTACAATCTCCCCCTTATCCTCCGGCCAAACCTCTATGGACCCCTTGTAATCCCTCCCAAAAATCTTTTTAAATTCTAAGGCTACATCTTCTATAATCTTCCTACTCTTATCCATTGCCACAGATTGTCGATATCGAAACTCTGTATAATACTGATCACTCGTATTAGGATTAATTGTTATAGGGTTTTCAGGGTCTAAAATCGTCCAGGCAGGTTTTGAGTCTCCCAAAAATCCGTCTACTAAGCTCTGTTCAGGGATTTCAACAGTTTCTAATGTATGAGAATGGATATAGGCCTCATAACAAAACATACCTGGCAGAAGAACATCTTTATGCTCACAGATTTTATATAGCTGAATACAGTTATCTAAGACCTCCTGGATATCTTCACAAAAGAATTGTATCCATCCAGTGCTCTTCTGGGCTAAGGCATCATTGTGATCTGCCAGCCGACAGTGAGGTGCTGAAAGAGAACGATTAACCACTCCCATTACAACAGGAAGCCTCAATCCAGAAATATAAAAGAGATGCTCATGCATATAAGCCAAGCCCTGTGAACTCGTTGCGGTAAAGACCCTTGCGCCCCCTAAAGAAGCACCTGCACATGCTGCAATTGCGCTCTGATCGCACTCCAACTGAACCAGGTTAGCATCTAATT encodes the following:
- a CDS encoding transketolase C-terminal domain-containing protein encodes the protein MIDLLNGNDAAAEGARLCRPKVIPTYPVTPMAPVLTRIAKDIADKKLDANLVQLECDQSAIAACAGASLGGARVFTATSSQGLAYMHEHLFYISGLRLPVVMGVVNRSLSAPHCRLADHNDALAQKSTGWIQFFCEDIQEVLDNCIQLYKICEHKDVLLPGMFCYEAYIHSHTLETVEIPEQSLVDGFLGDSKPAWTILDPENPITINPNTSDQYYTEFRYRQSVAMDKSRKIIEDVALEFKKIFGRDYKGSIEVWPEDKGEIVIVTMGAMVKTARQVILELREKGKDIKMVKVRAFRPFPSEELQNALKDAKKVIVIDKNNTPGLGGSLYHELRSSLYGMKRQPIIYSAIAGLGGRDVSIPQIKDLVNRVSRDRDGSLNSGKPLWIGLKKGVR